Below is a window of Nicotiana tabacum cultivar K326 chromosome 19, ASM71507v2, whole genome shotgun sequence DNA.
GAATGCGGATTAGACTTGAATCACTTACGGCGGGCCTTTTtgaacttttcttcttctttttattgttgttattgttgtgtgtATGTTTCTTTCTGGTTGGGAAGTATCTATGTTCTTTTCACTTCTTATTACTCCTTTCGTTCAATTATTCTTACATTTCTAGTATCAACTAATTCATTCGGGCGAGACATCTTACGATGTCAGTAATTTTTGGTGTCGCAATGGAGGTGTAATGAAAGATTGAAGTTATTTTCTAGTGTAAATATGTATAAcaaatgtttatatatatatatatatatatatatatatatatatatatatatatatatatatatatatatatatatatatatatcagtgtATATTTATATATAACCAATTAGTTTTTGGGATAtaaggcatatatatatatatatatatatatatatatatcagtgtATATTTATATATAACCAATTAGTTTTTGGGATAtaaggcatatatatatatatatgagttgcTTAAGTTCGAATAATAATAGTGTGTActgttttcttttttaatttcaaagaaagattaattattaaaatagaaaaatgaaagaaaaataataaaaacaaaaaagcaaTTTGATTTaggaataaaaaaatttaaaggtGAAAAAAATAGAACAAGTAGCAGGAATATGTGTGAAAGGGGGAGAAAGATTTGTTGGATGGAGATGGATGAAATctatagatttatgaaataaaaaaacaTGAGtggtatatatttatgtatagggtgaaatatgatatTGACACATGGTCATCTAAAGGAaagacacgtggaacccaagacgaGGATGGCCGAAGACCAAACGCAGCCATTCCACTTGTCACCGGAAGGGATAAtgttcataaaggtgtattaaatgctctgcgctcggtagcatttaataaagaatattctacagcattaaaAGCGATGACCCGttatagagaatttggcatttatattcaccgttacatcttcatcaatgaccatcataattgatattaaagaagggcacgatccAAGGACATCCTTCCCtagacacaactataaatagtgagcctaGTTATCATTATAAAGGAGACAAATTTTCTGGCTaaacttacactacattctatacaaagcttaatacaatcttactttcCCTCTTTTTGATCTAATTATTGTTGTGGCCGGAAACCTTGTTCCCAGAACAGTCATCTCTGTTGTTTCATCTAACGTGATTTGATTATTTTCtcttagaaaaaatcacaaaaaatagcaGATAACACTGTTAGCAAAACGCACAACCCTGAAATACGAGGGGATCAGCCTCATTTCGAGGATTTAATTAGTGACACCCGCAATGAGGGAAATGACTCCATGTCGGTGCATGACAGGCAGTACCATCGATAGGTTCGGGAGACAAAtcccgatgatgctgatgaggagcatGTCATGGATACGGTGAGGGTCGTGGAAGAGCAACAGGCGATCAtttctaggccatctcacgtgGCAGTATAAGGTTATGATGGAGTTGAAGCAGGCGTTATCAGGGGCTTTAAATAATGCAAACAGACGAGATGTAATTCTTTCCGGTGTTCCCGCAAACCAAACAATGCATAGAGTTgacaacaacactcccaggggtgaagttggctccgaCGGGGCTGGGGGAGCGGATTCGTTCTCAAAAATTAGAACGACACGTTCAATAATGAACTTTTATGGTTTATGAGTGAAGTAAATacccgcatggaccaaatcccgggcgcaccGCTAGTATTGAAAGGTCCGGACgcaaagaagtatactcaattgtCGTATAAGCCGAGTGTGGCACCAGAATTAATCCTGAAGcggtttaaaatgcctgaagtgcCAAAGTATGACGGGACTTTAGACCCAcaagagcatattaccacctacacaatggcggtaaaaggaaatgatttagctcctcacaAAATTGAATatgtgttgctaaagaaatttggagaaactctcatGAGAGGAGCTCTAATGTGGTATTCATTATTACCCCAGCGTTCCATAGATTTCTTTGAGATGCTCGCgaattctttcatcaaggctcatgtcTGGGCCAGAAACGTACAAGCCCGGAAGGCTTACATATTCCGGATCGCACAGGGAGAATCCAAATTATTACGAGAGTTCCTTACTCGATTCCAAAAAGAAAGAATGTTGCTTCCGGCTATCCCGGATGAATGgccagctgaagcattcaccaaaggattgaatccgAGAAGCTCAGACGCTTCCCGGAAGCTGAAGGAGAGCCTGCTTGAGTTTCAGGCAACAACTTAggcagatgtccacaaccggtacgagtcaaagataaggatcgaagatgaccagGTCGGTTCTACATCATCGGCCACAGGACGGAAGAAgagtagagaaaaatcaaaggatgactaCGATGCGGATAGACGGAGTTCGAGGGGCCGGTTTTTGCCTTACGAGCGGACTGAAGGCCGTGGCAAAAACTTCCGGGAAGCAAACAAGTTCACCATTGACAGAGGGACCGATCGTGGTCGAAACAATAGATCACTTTAGGATAAAGAGACGTCGGGGTCTCAAGATCCTTCTTACCCCAGGTTATCAGAATATAGCTTTAACGTTAATATAGTGGAGTTGGTGTCAGTAATGAGAAACATTAAAAAGGCATGATTTCCGAGACATATGAGATCCGATTCCAGACAAagggatcccaacttatggtgtgaataccatgggtTGAACGACCACCGAACAGGGAACTGTCGACACCTCCGGGAAGAGGTGGCAATACTATTGAATAATGGTCACCTCatagaattcttgagtgaccgagctaagaacaattatgatCGTAATATAGACAACGCAGAACCTTCGAAAGTAGGAGAAGAAACCCCACGCCAAATGATCAATATGATCTTCGGAGAGAAtgagattaacggggtcaccttttcggcagtgaagaagacaaaagtatcagtaactcatagtaaaagactccgggaagacgatatcactttcacggaggaggacgTAGACAGATTGTTGTTACCACACAACGATGCAATGGTAATTTCTTTCAATGAGTtggattttaagattaaacgtgttctagtggatcgaGGAAGTTTGGCTattatcatacaatggagagtattggagcaagctaaactcaccggaagcattattccggcaATAAAGCTCCTCTCTGGATTTAACCTTGCTAGCGTGATGACCCGGGGAGAGATTTTGCTGCTCACGAAcgctgaaggagtaatgaaaacaactctctttgaagtagtagatggtgacatgggatacaatatcatcctgggaaggtcATGGTTACAAGAGATGGTTACATATcaccaattgctgaagtttccaacacccgaaggaatcaagcagataagaggtgATGAACCGggagcaagggagatgaatgcaattttggtttccagtagcaaagggaaggagcacacggcatagcaattacaggaatcgACACCTACTCCCGAGCTAGAAGAAGTTAGCCCGGGAGCAGAGTCGTCAGAACATTATCAGGTGCCGATATATTTTCAAGTTCCAGAAGAGATGAACGCAACGAATTCCACGGCAGAGGAACTGGAGCAAatagcattttttgaaaaattcctgaaaagaaaaatccatttgggaatAGGACTGCACCCGGAGCTTAGGTctggttttattgaattccttaaatttaatgtcgattgttttgcatggtcacaCGAGGATATGAATGGTATCCCGACAGAAGTAGCCATGCACAAGTTGTGTTTGGATCCCAACGtacctccggtaagacaaaagaaatgccctattgccgaggccaagaataaattcgtcaaagaagaggtaacctgcTTGCTTAATATCGGTTTgatccgagaggtaagatatccggactggctagccaatgtagtagtagttcccaAGAAGAACAATAAATCTCGCATGTGTATAGACTATAAAGACCATAATAAGGCGTGCCAAAAAGTCTCgttcccactaccaaatatcgatcaaatgatttatgccacggccgggcacgagttaatgagtttcctcgatgcttattccaggtacaaccaaatcaagatgaacccaaAAGTTAGAAAAAGACTTCGTTTACAATGaattttggtacatattgttacaatgtgatgcccttcgggttgaaaaacgccggagccacttatcaacggctcataaataagatgtttgaaaagcaaatacGAAtgactatggaagtttatatagacgatatgctcgttatgtctttgaatgcaggtgaccaccttaagcatttgcaagaaacattcgacatcctgaggaagcataacatgaaacttaatccCGAGAAGTGCGTGTTCGGGGTCAGTTCTAGTAAGTTTCTGGGATTTCTGGTCttacaaaggggaattgaggtaaaccccgacaaaatcaaggccatagaggatatcCCGGATCAATTGTCGAACATAAAGGAAGTCCAAAGACTCACAGGAAGATTAGCAGCTTTGAGCAAGTTCATTTCCCGATCGTCGAAAAAATGTCATCACTTTTtcacactgctcaaaaagaaatatAATTTTGAATGGACACCGGAGTGCCAGTAGGCTCTGAAGGACCTGAAAAAGTACTTATCAAGCCCTCCATTtctctcaaaaccaaaagaaggtaaAACATTGCTAGTGTACCTCGCGGTTTTAGAAGTTGTGGTAAGTGCGATTTTAGTCCGagaggacgaaggtacgcaattttccatTTAatacgttagcaaaattttaacagGAGCAGAAACCCGCTACCCACATTTGGATAAACTGgacttagctctcgtagtcgccgctcggaagCTAAGGCCCTATTTTCAGTGCCACCCGATAGctgtggtgactactttccctttgcagaacatcctccataaacccgaTGTCTCGGGAAGATTGGctaaatgggccgtcgaaatgagtgagtttgacatagaatataaaccaaggacttCAATTAAGTCAAAATTTTTGgttgacttcgtggccgatttcaatTTGGGACTACTGCCTCGAGCAACCAAtgaggcagtaatggtgtcggaatcgacatcggggctttggaccttatttacgaacggagcttccaacgtaaaagggtTCGGACTCGGAATAGTCTTAATCACGCTTTCGGGGAAAATCTTAAGGGAAACCATCAGAATgatccctttaactaacaatgaagtagagtatgaaactttgattgcagggctcgaattggctCGGTGACTTGATTCTGAGGTTATCGAAATAAAATGTGACTCGCAGCTAGTGGTAAATCAGGTATACGGGATCTTTGAAACCAAAGAAGAACGCATGCAACAATACATGGTAAAGGTCCAGGCTCTTTTGGCACAATTCTGGGaatggtcaattactcatatcccgagggaGGATAACACAGAAGCGGCTGCATAAGAAAACTTAGGATCATCGACGAAATTAAAGGGATCGGAGTCCGGGATGGTAGTGcaactgatgaactcagtccTGGATACGGATGGTTACAATGAGGTAAATTCGACTAGTCTGGTCTcggactggagaaatgaaataatcGACTATCTCGTGCATGTCCTGAAGACCCTAAAGCATCACGGGCGTTACGTGCCAAGCTGCACGTTATAACTTCAAGTTGcatgtttcttttaattttgactgactatttttctaaatgggtggaagtagctttatcagaagatcggagaaCGCGAAGTGGTCAATTTCctatgggaaaatataatttgcaggttcggaataccaaaagagatagcatgcgacgATGGGCCACAGTTTATTGGGGCAAAAGTTAAAAAGTTCCCCtaagatttgaagataaaaagGATCACATATTCTCCTTATCATCCAAGCTCAAACGGTCAAtcggagtcaacaaacaaagtgattattcaaaacctcaagaaaaggttagaagtagcaaaaggcaaatggcccaaagaattgcccggagttctatgggcctaACGAACAATGGCCAAATCGAGCACAGGAGAAACTTCTTTCTCCCTTGTGTACGGTGTTGAAGCCCTAATCCTGGTGGAAGTGGGTGAAACCACTTTGAGATATTTTCGGGCAgatgaagaatcaaataacgaagCAATGTTAATCAATTTGGAACTGCTCGAGGCACGCAAGGACTTGGCGTGTGTAAGAATGGCAACTCAAAAGCAGAGAGTGGAGCAATATTATAATCGAAAAACCAACCTACGTTAtctcaaagtaggagacttggttctgaggaaagtaactcaaaatactCAGGAGCTCAACGCCGGGAAGCTAGGTCCAATGTGGGAAGGTCCCtaccggatttcagctatcactggGAAAGGTTCGTACGGGTTGGAGAACCAGAATGGAGACAAGTTGCCTAGCAACTGGAACGTgacacacctcaaaagatattattgctgatgagaATTATTCAAGCggaaagtatgtgttgcactcttttttccttcgttaAGTTTTTGTCCCGATtgagtttttctggcaaggtGTTTAATGAGGCAGCGATAGAAAGCAGtaataagacctttgatagcaaggcaAACAAACAAGTTTCCACTCGGGGACTGTTAGATAATATTCTGCTCGATAGAAAATTCCCACTGGGAAGataagtttgctaccgaacaaAGGTTACTCAACTGTTCgcgagcacaaaccactagaaGATTGatagatagtcttttgctcgatagcatggattcctaaggggaagtaagGTATGTTGTCGAGTTcaggattatctagcaattcattggtggaaTCATTGAAGgcacaagacttccagtgttccaattcacattcttcgcattcgaacactcgAGGGGATGACATGAGGATACGGAAACATTGACTGCCACGTCAACTGGGAAACGAAAATCCGAAAATAAAATGCATCATCGAGACTGGGGACTGTGTAGCCAGCCCTGTAGAAACAAGTtttacaagatagccacaagtaatgccaatttctttttagcataataaatgcttgtgtacttttgaaaatagaaggaattatatgaaatgaaatcc
It encodes the following:
- the LOC142173479 gene encoding uncharacterized protein LOC142173479 — translated: MAKSSTGETSFSLVYGVEALILVEVGETTLRYFRADEESNNEAMLINLELLEARKDLACVRMATQKQRVEQYYNRKTNLRYLKVGDLVLRKVTQNTQELNAGKLGPMWEGPYRISAITGKGSYGLENQNGDKLPSNWNVTHLKRYYC